The following coding sequences lie in one Chelmon rostratus isolate fCheRos1 chromosome 2, fCheRos1.pri, whole genome shotgun sequence genomic window:
- the slc25a55a gene encoding solute carrier family 25 member 55a — MSQQQISLPAKLINGGIAGIVGVTCVFPIDLAKTRLQNQRQGQQVYKSMMDCLVKTVRSEGYFGMYRGAAVNLTLVTPEKAIKLAANDLLRHHLAKDGKGLTVFKEMLAGCGAGMCQVIVTTPMEMLKIQLQDAGRVAAQQQKPVMMSPTKLVATNTMLSRSYNSGTAVSAPRAVSATQIAKELVYTQGIQGLYKGLGATLMRDVPFSIVYFPLFANLNRLGKPGPEESSPFYWAFLSGCVAGSTAAVAVNPCDVVKTRLQSLNRGSSEEAYNGVVDCVSKIMRKEGPSAFLKGAGCRALVIAPLFGIAQVMYFVGIGEYILDNSPLSLLSA; from the exons ATGTCTCAGCAGCAGATCAG CCTCCCAGCCAAACTCATTAATGGAGGTATTGCTGGCATTGTTGGGGTTACTTGTGTCTTCCCCATTGACTTGGCAAAGACCAGGTTGCAGAATCAGAGACAAGGTCAGCAGGTCTACAAGAGCAT GATGGACTGCCTTGTCAAGACAGTTCGATCAGAGGGTTACTTTGGAATGTACAGAG gtGCTGCTGTAAATTTGACCCTGGTCACCCCTGAGAAGGCAATCAAGCTGGCTGCTAATGACCTCTTAAGGCATCACCTCGCCAAGGATGG AAAGGGGCTGACAGTGTTCAAAGAGATGCTGGCAGGTTGTGGTGCAGGCATGTGCCAAGTCATTGTCACCACCCCGATGGAAATGCTCAAGATACAGCTACAGGATGCAGGCAGAGTCG CGGCCCAGCAGCAAAAACCAGTCATGATGTCGCCCACCAAGCTAGTGGCCACCAACACCATGCTCAGCCGCTCCTACAACTCTGGCACGGCGGTCTCAGCACCACGGGCTGTATCTGCCACACAGATCGCAAAGGAGCTCGTCTACACGCAGGGCATCCAGGGGCTCTACAAAGGCCTGGGGGCAACACTGATGAG GGACGTTCCCTTTTCTATTGTCTACTTCCCGTTGTTTGCCAACCTGAACCGCCTGGGCAAGCCTGGTCCCGAGGAGTCGTCCCCCTTCTATTGGGCTTTCCTCTCAGGCTGTGTGGCAGGatctactgctgctgttgctgttaacCCTTGTGATG tggtgAAGACGAGACTGCAGTCACTGAACAGAGGATCCAGTGAGGAGGCCTATAATGGAGTTGTGGATTGTGTGAG TAAAATAATGCGGAAGGAGGGACCCTCTGCCTTCCTGAAGGGTGCTGGCTGTCGGGCTCTGGTCATCGCTCCTCTGTTCGGCATTGCACAGGTTATGTACTTTGTTGGCATTGGTGAATACATCCTGGACAACTCACCTCTAAGCCTCCTGTCGGCATGA
- the tshba gene encoding thyroid stimulating hormone subunit beta a codes for METAVFTSWLLFLLFSPAVPMCLPTDFTLHVERPECDFCVAINTTICMGFCYSRDSNLRDILGPRFLIQRGCTYDKVEYRTAVLPGCPIDADPVFTYPVALSCHCGACRTDSDECAHRAGVSGAGCTKPVRRLYPYPE; via the exons ATGGAGACTGCAGTGTTCACCAGCTGGctcctgtttctgctgttcAGTCCAGCTGTTCCCATGTGCTTACCCACTGACTTCACCCTGCATGTGGAGAGGCCAGAGTGTGACTTCTGTGTGGCGATCAACACGACCATCTGCATGGGATTTTGCTACTCGAGG GACAGCAACTTGAGGGATATACTCGGCCCACGCTTCCTCATCCAGAGAGGTTGTACCTACGACAAGGTGGAATACCGCACGGCCGTGCTGCCCGGCTGCCCCATCGACGCCGACCCTGTCTTCACCTACCCCGTGGCTCTCAGCTGCCACTGTGGTGCCTGCAGGACCGACAGCGATGAGTGCGCACACAGGGCCGGCGTGAGCGGCGCCGGCTGCACCAAACCAGTCAGACGTCTGTACCCGTACCCTGAGTAG